The Cellulosimicrobium sp. ES-005 genome segment CGACCGTCACGCCGAGCATGACGGGCCGCAGCTTCCAGATCGGGCGCCCCTCCTCGACCTCGTAGATGCGGTTCATCGACCGGCCGAACGCCCCGACGTAGCCCGACGCGGACCACAGGGCCAGCACGACACCGATGACCAGCGCCCACCCGGCCTTGTCGGTGTCGGCGGCCTGCTCGACGAGCGGCTCGATCATGCTCAGCGTGGTGGACGGCACGACCCCCTCGACGCTCGTCAGGACCGAGTCGACCGCCTTCTCGCCGTCGCCCACGAGCCCGAGGATCGACACGAGCGCCAGGAGCGCGGGCGCGGAGGCGAGCACGGCGTAGTACGTGAGGGCCGCGGCGAGGTCGGTGCACTGGTCGTCCAGGAACTCGCGCACCGCGCCCTTGAGCGCCAACCCCCACGACGGCTTGTGCAGGTCGGTGGGGGAGCCCGGCTTGCGCTCGGGGGCAGGCCCGGCCTCGGCGTCCGCCGCGGTTTCGGACGCGCGGCGTCCGCTGCTGCTCTCGGTCATGGCGGCCTCCTCGGTGGGCGTCGCCTCGGCGCACGACGCTCGCGTCGGCGGACCGGCCTCGCGGCCCGTCCCGGACCCTCACCACGCTCGGGGCGCCCGGCTGCACCCGCAAGCCGGGGACGGTCAGTGCGAAGTGCCCGCACGCTCCCCGCTGTGCCAGGTGAAGGCGACGGCGTGGGGCGGGTCCCAGCGCGTGACGCGGCCCGCTCGGCGGTGAAGACGCCGAACGCGCGCTCCGGCGGGCCGGGACGGCGAGGGTCGTGACGAGCGGTGCGGTCGTCGCGGTCATGAGGTCCTCGCGACGGGTGCGTCCTGTCGACCGTGGCCCCGATGCGCGAGCAGGCAGCCGCGGCTACGGCGCGGCCGCGGTCGACCGCCGCTCGACCAGCGCGACGTCGATGCGGGTAACGCCGGTGGGTCGGTCGGCCAGCTCGTCGCGGGCTGCGTCCTGGGCGGGCCGCCGCGGTCGCGACGCACCGTCGTCGAGCGCGTCCAGGAGCAGGTCCGCCGCGGTGCGCCCCTTGAGCGCGGTGTCCTGCGCGACCGTCGTGAGCGGCGGGTCGACGTAGCGCGCGATCTCCGCGTCGTCGAACCCGACGACCGACACCTCGCCCGGCACACGGACCCCGGCCTGGGTCAGCCCGCGCGAGATCCCGGCGGCGAGGACGTCCGCCGTGGCGAACACCGCCGTCGCGCCGGGATGACTGGCCGCGACGCGCGCGGCCGCGTCGAGGCCGTCGTCGTACGTCGTGTTCGCCGGTACGACATGCAGCACGACGCCGTCCCCCGCCTCGCCACGGACCACGTCCTGCGCCGCTCGCTCCTCCCGGGTGTGACGGTCGGGCGCGCTCGGCTCGGCCGCGTCGGCCGGGTCGAGCCCGAGCCCCGCGCGGAAGCCGGCGAGGCGCTCGCGGACGACCTGGCTCGTCGTGCCCACGGGCCCGCACAGCACGACCTCGCGGTGACCCAGGGCGCGCAGGTGCTCGCCCGCGAGCCGCCCGCCCTCGAAGTCGTCGGCGCGCACGGTCGCGGCACCGGGGGCGTCCACGTAGGTGTCGACGACGACGGCGGGCACGCCCCGCGGCAGGTCGAGCGTCGCGAGCTCGTCGTCGGTGAACCCCATGACGACGATCCCGTCGAGGTTCCAGCGCTGGACGGAGTCGAGCACGTCGCGGTGGTGCGTGACGCCCCGCAGCATGAGGTGGTGGTCGCGCTCGCGCAGGCGCGCCTCGACGGCCCCGGCGACGGCGACGTCGTGCGGGCTGCCGAGCAGGCTGCCGCCGTCGGCGCGGTCGGGTAGCAGCAGGCCGACGAGGCGGGTGCGCCGCGCGGCGAGGCTCTGCGCCGGACCGTTGGGCACGTAGCCCCGCGCGGCGACGATGCGCTCGACCTCGCGGGCCGTCGCGGGGGAGACGCGGCCGAGGTTGCCGTTCACCACGTTGGAGACGGTCATGACGGACACGCCCGCCTCGCGGGCGATGTCCTTGAGCGTGACGCGGGCCATCGTCGGCGCGGCTCCTTCGGTCGTGGGCGGGGCGCGGGTCGGCCCGAGGGTCGACGGTAGCGGCGACGGCGTCCGGGCACCGTGACCAACTCGTGACCGGTCGGTCGCTTGACGCCGATCCTAAGCGCGTTTAGCGTTAAACGTATACCGCTAAACCTGCACTGCTCACGGTGGGGACGGCGACCGACGGGACGTACCGGCGGCGTCGAGGGGCAGCGCGTTCCCGACACCCAGCAGACGCGGGCATCATGGCCCGGAGTCCTCAGCGAGGAGAGACGATGAAGTCAGCAACCACGGTGGGCGCGGCTGCGCTCACCGGCGCCCTTGTCCTCACCCTGACCGCGTGCGGCACCGGCGACGACGCCGAGGGTGACGGCGCCGCCACCTCCGGCGCGGTCGAGATCGAGGTCTCGATCGACGCCGGCCTGGACGACGACGCACGAGCCAAGTTCGACGAGCGCGTCGCGCAGTTCGAGGAAGAGCACCCGGACATCACCGTCACGGCGCGCGAGTACACGTGGGAGGGCACGACCTTCGCCACCGAGCTCGCGGGCGGCACGCTCCCCGACGTCTTCACGATCCCGTTCACCGACGGCCGCGGGCTCATCGAGCGCGAGCAGATCGCCGACATCAGCGACCTCGTCGCCGAGCTCCCGTACGCGGAGGACTTCAACCCGAACGTCGCGCAGGCCGGCCAGGCCGCCGACGGCTCGATGTGGGCCGTGCCCATCGCCGCCTACAGCCAGGGCCTGCACTACAACCGCACGCTGTTCGAGCAGGCGGGGCTCGACCCCGACGACCCGCCGACCACGTGGGAGGAGGTCCGCGAGGACGCGAAGACCATCGCGGACGCCACCGGCGTCGCGGGCTACGCGACCATGACGTCGGGCAACACCGGGGGCTGGATCCTCACGACGCTCACCAACGCGTTCGGCGGCTCCGTCCAGGAGTTCGACGGCGAGACCGCGACGTCGACGATCGACACGCCCGAGCTCACCGAGGTGCTCGAGTACCTGCACGCGCTGCGGTGGGAGGACGACTCGATGGGCGCGAACTTCCTCTACGACTGGGGGAGCATCAACCAGGACTTCGCCGCGGGCCAGATCGGGATGTACGTCTCGGGCGGCGGCAACTACGGCAACCTCTTCACGCAGAACGCGATGAACCCGGACGACTACGGGCTCACCGTCATCCCGCTGGTCGGCGACGGCGGCGTCCTCGGCGGCGGCACGCTCGCCGCGGTGAGCGCGAAGGCCTCGCCCGAGGAGCAGGCGGCCGGCGTCGAGTGGATCGACTTCTACTACATGGAGAAGCTCACCGACGAGGCGGCGGCGAAGCTCGACGCGGAGACCGCCGTCGCGAACGACCAGCCGGTCGGCGCCCCGGAGCTCCCGGTCTTCGACGAGCAGACGTACCTCGAGTCGCGCGCCTGGACCGAGGAGTACGTCAACGTGCCGGTGGACCAGATGAGCTCCTACACGGAGAACATCTTCGACCAGCCGGTCGTCCCCGAGCCCGCACGCTCGACGCAGGAGATCTACGCGCTGCTCGACCCGGTGGTCCAGGCCGTGCTCACCGACGAGGACGCGGACATCGACGCGCTCGTCGCCCAGGTGCAAGAGCAGGCCCAGGCGCTCCTCGACGCCGCTCAGGGCTGACGCCCACCGCCGAACCCGGGGTTGCTGCACTGCACCCCCCGGTGCCGAACCCGCCCGTATCCCCGGGTTCGGCCGCTCCCCGGTCCAGAACCCCGGGTTCGGCTTTTCGCCCGACGGCCCCCTCGGGTGAGCGCCCCGACAGACCACCACCAGCCCGCCCGTCCGCCCTGCGGTCGAAGGAGATCATCGTGCACCGAACCTGGCCCACCTCCACCCTCGCTGAGGGCATGAAATGGGCACGCTCGCGTCGTTCCGACAGGGCCCATTCCATGCCCACAGCGGGGGCTGTGGTCGCCGCGCTCGTCGGGGCCGCGCTGGTCGCCGGGCCCGCGGCGGCGGAGCCCGCCGTCGCTCCCGCCCTGCCGACCGAGGTCGCCCCGGCAGTCACCGCCACGCTGCCGATCGAGCTCGAGGCGGAGGATGCGGTGCTCGTCGGGGGCGCGGGCGTCAACGACAACCACCTCGGGTTCTCCGGGACCGGGTTCGTCGACGGGTTCGTCATCGACCACACCGGGACCGCGAGCGTGACGTTCACGCTCGACGTCCCGGAGGCCGGCGAGTACGGCCTCAACCTCCGGTACGCGAACGGGCTCGGTTCCGACATGACGCTCTCGCAGGTCGTCGTGCACGACGGCGCGGTCGAGGACCGGCAGGTCACCCTGCCCTCCGCGGTGGGGGCGTCGTGGAGCACGTGGTTCGTGCACCAGGAGGTCGTGTCGCTCGACGCGGGCGAGCAGACCGTCGTCTACCGCTTCGATGCTGACGACACGGGCAACGTCAACCTCGACGCGATCGCGCTGACGTCGGTCGGCGACCTCTCCGTACCCGGCGGCGGCGCGACCCAGCCCGGCACGGAGCCGGGCTCCGGCCCGGACACGCGGTACGACGACGTCGCGGACGTCCTGCGCACCACCGCTCCACGTGCGGGGCAGCAGTACGAGGCCGAGAGCGCGTTCACCGCGAACGGCGCAACCGCCGGGGTGGAGGGCGTCGATCTGGCCGCACCCCGTGCGCGCCTCGTCGTCGCGGTGGACGCGGCGAAGGCCGGCGACCAGACCGTGACGTTCCGGTACCGCAACAGCACCGGCGCCGACCAGGACGTGGTCCTCGCGGTGGACGGGCAGCCCGTCGGGCGTCTCGTCCTGGCCCCGCGCGAGCGCTGGGGCGACGTCGCGGTGACCCTCCCGCTCCGCGCCGGGCTGGGCAGCGTCGAGCTGCGCCGCACGGGCGCCCAGGGGGACGCGTCCGCTCAGGGTGCGCCGGCGCCGTCGGGCCTGGAGATCGACCGCGTGACGCTGCAGCGCGGCGAACCGTTCGCGGACCGCGGCGCGTCCACGCCCGCGACGACGTACGAGGCCGAGCACGGCCGCACGACCGGCGAGGTGCTCGCGCCGAGCCGCGCGTTCCGCACGGTCGCGGCCGAGGCGTCCGGCCGACAGGCCGTCACGCTCGACCGCACCGGCGAGCGGGTCGAGTGGACCCTCACGGAGCCGGCGAACGCGATCGTGCTGCGCGCGTCGGTCCCGGACTCGGCCGACGGGACCGGCCAGGACGGCTCGCTCGGCGTCTACGCGGGCGGGCGCAAGGTCGCCGACGTCGACGTCGCCTCGCGCTACTCCCACGTCTACGGCGGCTACCCGTACGGCAACGACCCGACGCAGGGCGGGGCGCAGCGGTTCTTCGACGAGACGCGCGTCGTCCTCCCGCGCGAGCTGAAGGTCGGCACGACGCTGCGCCTCCAGCGCGACAGCGCCTCCGCCGACCTCCCGTACACCGTCGACCTCGTCGAGACCGAGGTCGCGCCCGCGCCGCTCACGGCACCTCCCGGTTTCGTGGACGTGCGCGACCACGGCGCCACGGACGACTCCTCCACGGACTCGTCCACAGCCACCCCGACCGACGACACCGCCGCGTTCGTCGCTGCGGTCGCCGCGGCGCGCGAGGCCGGGACGGGGGTGTGGGTCCCACCGGGCCGCTTCACGCTGACCGATCGCGTGCGCGTGCACGACGTCACGGTCCGCGGCGCAGGGCCCTGGTACTCCGTGGTCGCGGGCCGCGACGGCAAGGGAGGGTTCTACGCGCAGGGGTCCGGCGTGACGATCGCGGATCTCATGGTCGACGGCGACGTCCGGTACCGCGACGACGCCCGGTTCGACGCGGCGCTCGAGGGCAGCTTCGGGCAGGGCTCGTTCGTCCAGAACGTGTGGGTCAGGCACACGAAGGTCGGCCTCTGGGCCGACACCGGCACCGACGGGCTGTACGCGCTCGGGCTCCGCGTGCGGGACACGTTCGCCGACGGCGTCCACCTGCACGGTCGGGTCACGGACACGCGCGTCGAGCACACGACGGTGCGCAACACCGGCGACGACGCGATGGCGATGTGGTCCTCGGGCGGCGCGGTGACGCGCTCGTCGTTCGTGCGCAGCACGGTCACGAGCCCGCTGCTCGGCAACGGCGCCGCGATCTACGGCGGCGACTCGAACAGCGTCTCGGGGCTCGTCGTGCGCGACACGCTCACCGCCGCCGCGGGTGTCGCGGTGAGCACGCGGTTCAACCCCGTGCCCTTCTCGGGGACCACGGTCGTCGAGGACAGCACGCTGATCCGCACCGGCGGGTGGGAGCCCAACTGGAGCACGTCGTTCGGGGGCATCTGGGTGTTCGCGGACACGAGCCACATCACGACGCCCGTCGTGATCCGCGGCACCCAGATCCTCGACTCGACGTACGAGGGGCTCCTGGTGAGCGGCAGCCACTGGGTGAACGACCTGCGGGTCAGTGACACCAGGATCGAGCGGACCGGCTCGTACGGCGTCGCCGCGCGCCTCGGCGGTGACCATCGGTTCTCCGACGTCCGCGTCTCGGGCGTCACCTCGCAGCCCGACGGCGACCACCACCTGTGGGGCACCGTCCACGACGAGGGCGGCAACTACGGCCTCCTCGAGAACGCGCCCGCAACGTGCTCGGTCGGGGCGGGGACGCTCACCGTCGGGGGCACGACGCTCACGACCGTGCGCGTCACCAACACCGGCACCGAGCCGCTGGATGGCTGGGAGCTCGCGTGGTACGCGAGGCCGGACGACGTCGCGGCCACGGGGATCGGCGTCACCGTCGCGCAGGACGGCACGCGGGTCACGGCCTCGGGACGGACCGCGCTGCGCCCGGGGCGCAGCACGACGTTCGTCGTGCTCGGCACCACGCGCGTCCCCGGCCTGGGAGCCGGCCCGGCGTTCGACGCCGCCACGCTCGACGGCCTCGCGTGCGGGGTGACCCGCCCGTGACCTGAGCCCCGCCCCGCCACGACCACCCCCCGAACCCGCACCGACAGGAACTGCCGCACATGACCTTCCCGCCCCGCCTCGCCACCAGCCCCGTCGCCCGCCCCGGGGCGACGATCCTCGGCGACCAGTACCGGATCACGGTGCTCGCCGACGGGTTGGTGCGCCTCGAGCGCGCGGAGGACGGCGTGTTCGAGGACCGCGCCTCGGCGTTCGCGCTGCACCGCGACCTGCCGGTGCCGGACTTCCGGGTGACCCGGCCCGGCACCGGGCACGCGGACGGGGTCGAGATCGTCACGGACCGGCTGCGCCTGCGGTACGACGGGGGGCCGTTCAGCGCGAGCGGGCTCAGCGTCGAGGTGCTCGGTGCGCACTCGGCCTACCACGGGGTGTGGCGGTACGGGCAGCGCGGGCCGGGCGTCCCGGCGACGGCCGTCCTCGTGGAGCCCGACGCCGTCGGGAACGGGCCGGGCAACCTCGGCGGGACGGCGCGCACGCTCGACGAGGCGGACGGCCCGGTCCCGCTGGGCCCCGGGGTCGTCTCGCGCGACGGCTGGGCCGTGATCGACGACTCGGCCGGCCTCGTCCTGGACGACGACGGCTGGGTCGCTCCGCGCGACGGGTCGCGCCAGGACCTCTACGTCTTCGCGTACGGGCACGACTACCGGGCCGCGCTCCGGGCGCTGTACGCGCTGTCCGGGCCGCAGCCGGTGCTGCCCCGGTACGCGCTCGGCACGTGGTGGAGCAGGTTCCACCGGTACTCGGCCGACTCCTACGCCGAGCTCGTGCGGCGCTTCCGTCGCGAGGGCGTCCCGCTGTCGGTCGCGGTGCTCGACATGGACTGGCACGTGACCGACGTCGACCCCCGGCACGGGAGCGGCTGGACCGGGTACTCCTGGAACCGCGACCTCTTCCCCGACCCGGCGGCGTTCCTGCGGTCGCTGCACGACGATGGCCTCCGCGTCACGCTCAACGTGCACCCTGCCGACGGGGTCCGGGCGTTCGAGGACGCCTACCCGGCGATGGCGGAGGCGCTCGGGCTCGACCCGGAGAGCGGCGAGCCGGTCGCGTTCGACGCGACCGACCGCGACTTCCTGCGCGCCTACGTCGAGGTGCTGCACCGCGG includes the following:
- a CDS encoding LacI family DNA-binding transcriptional regulator, which encodes MARVTLKDIAREAGVSVMTVSNVVNGNLGRVSPATAREVERIVAARGYVPNGPAQSLAARRTRLVGLLLPDRADGGSLLGSPHDVAVAGAVEARLRERDHHLMLRGVTHHRDVLDSVQRWNLDGIVVMGFTDDELATLDLPRGVPAVVVDTYVDAPGAATVRADDFEGGRLAGEHLRALGHREVVLCGPVGTTSQVVRERLAGFRAGLGLDPADAAEPSAPDRHTREERAAQDVVRGEAGDGVVLHVVPANTTYDDGLDAAARVAASHPGATAVFATADVLAAGISRGLTQAGVRVPGEVSVVGFDDAEIARYVDPPLTTVAQDTALKGRTAADLLLDALDDGASRPRRPAQDAARDELADRPTGVTRIDVALVERRSTAAAP
- a CDS encoding extracellular solute-binding protein, coding for MKSATTVGAAALTGALVLTLTACGTGDDAEGDGAATSGAVEIEVSIDAGLDDDARAKFDERVAQFEEEHPDITVTAREYTWEGTTFATELAGGTLPDVFTIPFTDGRGLIEREQIADISDLVAELPYAEDFNPNVAQAGQAADGSMWAVPIAAYSQGLHYNRTLFEQAGLDPDDPPTTWEEVREDAKTIADATGVAGYATMTSGNTGGWILTTLTNAFGGSVQEFDGETATSTIDTPELTEVLEYLHALRWEDDSMGANFLYDWGSINQDFAAGQIGMYVSGGGNYGNLFTQNAMNPDDYGLTVIPLVGDGGVLGGGTLAAVSAKASPEEQAAGVEWIDFYYMEKLTDEAAAKLDAETAVANDQPVGAPELPVFDEQTYLESRAWTEEYVNVPVDQMSSYTENIFDQPVVPEPARSTQEIYALLDPVVQAVLTDEDADIDALVAQVQEQAQALLDAAQG
- a CDS encoding CBM35 domain-containing protein; the encoded protein is MPTAGAVVAALVGAALVAGPAAAEPAVAPALPTEVAPAVTATLPIELEAEDAVLVGGAGVNDNHLGFSGTGFVDGFVIDHTGTASVTFTLDVPEAGEYGLNLRYANGLGSDMTLSQVVVHDGAVEDRQVTLPSAVGASWSTWFVHQEVVSLDAGEQTVVYRFDADDTGNVNLDAIALTSVGDLSVPGGGATQPGTEPGSGPDTRYDDVADVLRTTAPRAGQQYEAESAFTANGATAGVEGVDLAAPRARLVVAVDAAKAGDQTVTFRYRNSTGADQDVVLAVDGQPVGRLVLAPRERWGDVAVTLPLRAGLGSVELRRTGAQGDASAQGAPAPSGLEIDRVTLQRGEPFADRGASTPATTYEAEHGRTTGEVLAPSRAFRTVAAEASGRQAVTLDRTGERVEWTLTEPANAIVLRASVPDSADGTGQDGSLGVYAGGRKVADVDVASRYSHVYGGYPYGNDPTQGGAQRFFDETRVVLPRELKVGTTLRLQRDSASADLPYTVDLVETEVAPAPLTAPPGFVDVRDHGATDDSSTDSSTATPTDDTAAFVAAVAAAREAGTGVWVPPGRFTLTDRVRVHDVTVRGAGPWYSVVAGRDGKGGFYAQGSGVTIADLMVDGDVRYRDDARFDAALEGSFGQGSFVQNVWVRHTKVGLWADTGTDGLYALGLRVRDTFADGVHLHGRVTDTRVEHTTVRNTGDDAMAMWSSGGAVTRSSFVRSTVTSPLLGNGAAIYGGDSNSVSGLVVRDTLTAAAGVAVSTRFNPVPFSGTTVVEDSTLIRTGGWEPNWSTSFGGIWVFADTSHITTPVVIRGTQILDSTYEGLLVSGSHWVNDLRVSDTRIERTGSYGVAARLGGDHRFSDVRVSGVTSQPDGDHHLWGTVHDEGGNYGLLENAPATCSVGAGTLTVGGTTLTTVRVTNTGTEPLDGWELAWYARPDDVAATGIGVTVAQDGTRVTASGRTALRPGRSTTFVVLGTTRVPGLGAGPAFDAATLDGLACGVTRP